Proteins from a genomic interval of Scomber japonicus isolate fScoJap1 chromosome 10, fScoJap1.pri, whole genome shotgun sequence:
- the efhb gene encoding EF-hand domain-containing family member B — protein MTDGNTSHQVKYFDCCPDIPRAGKLKPLGDSTKACLREVEGPHTPPVVRKFRNNVQPEPGAIRVHRGKANDPDVASTLVHGVSTRSSLTDRGFPSALRNTLFQQKLQELSEAAYASRQKAPLGRSHDQQAGLPSWYNDDTTFGVKTLKGLGAREIVNPPKTAEELETEVQEGHETYVHSHNAYFVGEQVDRKYDWSHHSKDSRFGILTPHFNDGRNIGKTLRWVGETQKFYNPNPVWKRSTDFREKTAPQTSRLKCVFVSVTSLLKGNSLNVSPDHTFGILLKQDELGVGGVIHSTEPGWYLRGRDRQRGLVSTVRHHLKKINFHSFPSLLQAFRHYDKKGKGMIDKEDLKEVCREFKLNVSESVLDDLINYCDTDKDGLIDFLEFANFLNWKGKMPIDREEQSILTNELQTDTAPDDTETEPSSESEQPISSKPLIEPEDLEPVEPGSSLKTLRILRQPRPVQDHFITSSSLIGAGSSDPFPSSKSEAEDCTRYMGGRTFGIPSVRSDLPAPRIKRVCDTNNYGDASTAADLLHPSVHARQGVHEQHFFCPRTRKEISEIFGSVGVNISEEAFEEAWKLASMQHPDGEVCVEVFRNVLKEIKAV, from the exons ATGACTGACGGAAACACATCTCACCAAGTGAAATACTTCGACTGTTGTCCAGACATACCGAGG GCTGGGAAACTGAAACCTTTAGGAGACAGTACAAAGGCCTGCTTACGAGAAGTGGAAGGT CCCCACACCCCCCCAGTGGTTCGCAAGTTCCGTAACAACGTGCAACCAGAGCCGGGCGCCATCCGAGTGCACCGAGGGAAGGCTAATGATCCAGATGTTGCTAGCACGCTTGTTCATGGCGTCAGCACCAGATCTTCCCTCACT GACAGAGGCTTCCCGAGTGCTCTGCGAAACACTTTGTTCCAGCAGAAGTTGCAAGAGCTCAGTGAAGCAGCGTACGCCTCCAGGCAGAAAGCACCTCTGggcaggtcacatgatcagcaggCGGGACTGCCCTCCTGGTATAATGACGACACAACGTTTGgtgttaaaacattaaaag GTTTGGGTGCACGTGAGATTGTTAACCCTCCAAAGACAGCAGAGGAGTTGGAGACGGAGGTGCAGGAGGGACACGAGACTTATGTCCACAGCCACAACGCATACTTTGTTG GTGAGCAAGTTGACAGGAAGTACGACTGGAGCCACCACAGTAAAGACAGCAGGTTCGGGATCCTCACGCCTCATTTCAACGACGGCCGCAACATCGGCAAAACTCTCCGCTGGGTGGGAGAGACACAGAA GTTTTACAATCCAAACCCGGTCTGGAAGAGATCTACTGACTTCAGGGAGAAGACGGCTCCACAGACCAGCAGACTGAAGTGTGTGTTCGTCTCTGTCACATCTCTTCT gaAAGGAAACAGCTTGAACGTCTCACCAGATCACACCTTCGGGATTCTCTTAAAGCAAGATGAACTTG GTGTCGGAGGTGTGATCCACTCCACGGAGCCAGGCTGGTACTTGAGAGGTCGGGACCGGCAGCGCGGCCTGGTCAGCACGGTGCGACACCACCTCAAGAAGATCAACTTCCACAGCTTCCCTTCCCTGCTGCAGGCGTTCAGGCATTATGATAAG AAAGGCAAAGGAATGATTGACAAGGAGGACCTGAAGGAGGTGTGCCGTGAGTTTAAACTGAACGTGAGCGAGTCCGTCCTGGATGATCTGATAAATTACTGCGACACAGACAAAGACGGATTAATCGACTTCTTGGAGTTTGCAAACTTCCTCAACTGGAAGGGCAAGATGCCCATCGACAGAGAAGAGCAAAGCATCCTCACTAACG AGCTCCAGACTGACACGGCACCAGACGACACGGAGACAGAGCCTTCGTCAGAGTCGGAGCAGCCTATTTCCTCTAAGCCTCTAATTGAGCCTGAGGACCTGGAGCCTGTGGAGCCAGGCAGCtcactgaagactctgaggatCCTGAGACAACCCAGGCCGGTCCAAGACCACTTCATCACCTCCTCTTCCCTCATCGGGGCCGGCAGTAGTGATCCGTTCCCATCAAGTAAGTCAGAAGCAGAGGATTGCACCagatacatgg GCGGCCGCACCTTCGGGATCCCGTCTGTGCGCTCCGACCTCCCGGCTCCTCGCATCAAGAGAGTCTGTGACACCAACAACTACGGCGACGCATCCACGGCTGCAGATCTGCTGCATCCTTCAGTTCACGCCCGGCAAGGTGTTCACGAGCAGCACTTCTTCTGTCCTCGGACTAGGAAGGAG ATTTCAGAGATCTTTGGGAGTGTGGGTGTGAATATCTCAGAGGAGGCGTTTGAGGAGGCCTGGAAGCTGGCGTCCATGCAGCATCCTGACGGGGAGGTTTGTGTCGAGGTTTTCCGAAACGTACTCAAGGAAATAAAAGCCGTGTAG